In one window of Drosophila mauritiana strain mau12 chromosome X, ASM438214v1, whole genome shotgun sequence DNA:
- the LOC117148010 gene encoding nuclear pore complex protein Nup205 isoform X2, translating into MDGITEDMWTPYKHLYSVFQATVSNDSGFTADLEQCLKKYKPNFTNLLRNPARSEKSRNLLRNALNEGVPIQGQSRKLMISQDLADEAVILSDMFDLDEVFAVELLCTAQRQQKHHPGLSRGLVAVLLYYDGRKAISCTLRDMFQVVSGVSWNTELPKEITGLVTNYAESLVDGSNILGRLLELLDEMDVDKEFAMLTTNRAFGSKKHQNQVLGLYEDIQQALAMALFHWSAQRGLPRHIAIRLLRQLANRRNHDAGGIMDDVTLIMLMALLYSYDTSILLVAEDINEHTNRLPIFSDHKFAECFLEELYAQGIWQAPRLNAIIAYSFGLTLASLRHAPAQLQATTISTINRDEVLIDEALGAQVFVFLHSLLLEKDMVYSTEFFYRRVHLLITDFIDFMNSKVTELRGRADEASHTIISFLNEGLEPPPNLDSNFELLMLCVAKMHGDPRVTIRLCDEYWGPGEPTNCTAYKNTSRSVSLFKFISLASELLPQTLFKSYLKMISGLTRTDFSARCAFNMLRVHQMATGGQYAVSWDHFFTTLGNYYTSMRNDFNTNIVMSGETFYRTRSTPKAISQREAEHLVAVMGIIQAVAEHDEVSRIMICEHPNWQVPQVLLGLVACATPLLLKAEILHTLAALAKSKETARVIWFHLEASQIIPTVPVHRSYGGQCSLLQEMEQIESRSEQYNLTRGILQLLYTLMTTNLPKGFSGGQRTPAYEGYLKSMINSVLLKFYNRAYKEPSEKWQVGAQCLKLLYYLLATYRPCAMDFLEKPDEPPYPGFHVMLQLQLKSEMLQLLLSIVEDVRERLDDYNRFQGKELLEECSLYALLILEAALAKQNAFFEAHSAANCPILLMGLNRMLLDLNPRSRKPDHVLNIIKYVTYNSWLPRHALAAIKILASVTQLPNVSTQILSMYGQGSNEKLEIRQGFVECLEMEVCAGRHDDELLDQLALNNHVPYLGFSDELDDNEREVSGERECTTLESPSPLELQAGEGVLESKPASIELQLKEAIIKLFEMNLSQQLPNFVYFLLGVDVLREFMASGRQHLGIEMQSSCVNSVVLLLEKYLDQQRHGDKYCEHTARIVERIYHLFHGLCANRRTTETILRYFRLTCSDFLMRHLRSLPFRQHREDHVLHAMGHLLNCVSIDVKLAAKHGQMTRFNQMCDILLMGNGMERSSHGMSMELGHSLISQTSSSFLAMDALPPGGSISGVGSGAGSAPLGAPSTGVKSLQPSLLQETSQGLHVIRMLDILVLEEGVLRQPQLEFFDSHLITQLLRDCEASAEAGANSRANLINVRKLYYTLTDELNMVQSIIASGQRKAISTEIMVLLNHAVNLNRVRTQRCATLAFMSAWGQLVQVLFSNMPEGVLPATQRRQHIIDIVEKVLIKVEPIQPIIEISVKVSETVLLLLANLRFCCYQAEDQSPEDLAAEESLTNGNGIGIGNDSQVSKLGLGQRTIGQCADGGSGGRRDIGSGGNSCNLRFILKNLVQWIMISEVKSQQLRINLYSALLNCLRIAKRLRTDEQLEYQETLISRQESARTNSTEQRRSDRLRLKVMAAEVIGAFGEKLIDTICHDAVTGHDVCRMLALACLDMISELQAVSTLCDFVASRGYLKHILESLDQSSPALCAVLQPVPENLRPLYVYESRLAFLTRMANSNVGARLLLAEQALGVLSNMKVYDLQPDVKSSELNRNEPQNFLPSIDERFRSILLPALSFCDAIINSLGPRNNSAALQVLNFMFAHIDMVEAMLRSATPYMDLGHLEQVAVISSLFARASKHDLTVLEDSVKLELRNRLGRVQQLMIVVFGRFCVSEPTIRRMLQQDQDQQTNPTEDAKRLRVKYFLDIAANVSLYCRNVVTRHSNESMTSKYLLTTVINDVTLLTGKIASKKLTAILHTILNQLKGSIGHYLSQKSIADNLLQQRASLPNISFGPNGKQSYIELSQRYNEKHSELRQSVFIAEQNLYLLWIHLDFYMRNTIDYANENRNTINESHMDDDGNDVSVLNASQDEILQLKQLLISTFNETFCTQLITASEESSIKCKGFNASLLRRIKSLVQFAPITGNDVTSSFDS; encoded by the exons ATGGACG GTATAACCGAGGACATGTGGACGCCGTACAAGCATCTGTACAGTGTTTTTCAGGCGACGGTGTCCAATGACAGTGGCTTCACCGCGGACCTGGAGCAGTGCCTCAAGAAGTACAAGCCCAACTTCACCAACTTGCTGCGCAATCCG GCGAGGAGCGAGAAGAGCCGCAATCTACTGAGGAATGCCCTGAACGAGGGCGTCCCGATCCAGGGGCAATCGCGGAAGCTAATGATATCACAGGACCTGGCTGACGAGGCGGTCATTCTCTCCGACATGTTCGACCTGGACGAGGTGTTCGCCGTGGAGCTGCTGTGCACCGCACAGCGCCAGCAGAAGCATCATCCCGGCCTGTCCAGAGGCCTTGTCGCTGTGCTGCTCTACTACGACGGACGAAAGGCCATCAGCTGCACCCTTCGCGACATGTTCCAGGTGGTTAGCGGCGTCTCCTGGAACACCGAGCTGCCCAAGGAG ATCACCGGACTGGTCACCAACTACGCCGAGAGCCTTGTCGACGGCTCCAACATACTGGGACgcctgctggagctgctcgatGAGATGGATGTTGACAAAGAG TTCGCTATGCTGACCACAAACCGCGCGTTCGGCTCCAAGAAGCACCAGAACCAGGTGCTGGGCCTGTACGAGGACATTCAACAGGCATTGGCAATGGCCCTGTTCCATTGGTCGGCGCAGCGCGGCCTGCCGCGCCACATTGCCATTCGGCTGCTGCGCCAGTTGGCCAACCGGAGGAACCACGACGCGGGCGGCATCATGGACGACGTGACCCTGATCATGCTGATGGCTCTGCTGTATTCGTACGATACCTCCATTCTGCTGGTCGCCGAGGACATCAATGAGCACACAAACCGCCTTCCGATCTTCAGCGATCACAAGTTCGCCGAGTGCTTCCTGGAGGAGCTGTACGCGCAGGGCATCTGGCAAGCACCGCGCCTCAATGCCATCATTGCCTACAGCTTCGGACTCACGCTGGCCAGCCTGCGGCATGCGCCTGCTCAGCTCCAGGCCACCACCATCTCCACCATCAATCGCGATGAGGTGCTCATCGATGAGGCACTGGGAGCGCAGGTATTCGTCTTCTTGCACAGCTTGCTGCTCGAAAAGGACATGGTCTATAG CACGGAGTTCTTCTACCGCCGCGTCCATCTGCTCATCACGGACTTCATCGACTTCATGAACTCCAAGGTGACGGAGCTGCGCGGCCGGGCAGACGAGGCGTCACACACGATCATCAGCTTCCTGAACGAGGGTCTGGAGCCGCCGCCCAACTTGGACTCCAACTTCGAGCTGCTCATGCTGTGCGTGGCCAAGATGCACGGCGATCCGCGCGTCACCATCAGGCTGTGCGACGAGTACTGGGGCCCCGGCGAACCCACCAACTGCACGGCATACAAGAACACCTCGCGCTCGGTGTCCCTGTTCAAGTTCATTAGCTTGGCCAGCGAGCTGCTGCCACAGACGCTGTTCAAGTCCTACCTCAAGATGATATCCGGACTCACACGCACCGATTTCTCGGCCCGCTGCGCCTTCAACATGCTTAGGGTGCACCAGATGGCCACCGGCGGCCAGTATGCGGTTAGCTGGGATCACTTCTTCACGACCCTGGGCAACTACTACAC TTCGATGCGCAACGACTTCAACACCAACATCGTCATGAGCGGCGAGACCTTCTACCGCACCCGATCGACGCCAAAGGCCATTTCGCAGCGAGAGGCGGAGCACCTGGTGGCCGTAATGGGCATCATACAGGCGGTGGCGGAGCACGACGAGGTCTCGCGCATCATGATCTGCGAGCATCCCAATTGGCAGGTGCCGCAGGTGCTCCTGGGCCTGGTAGCGTGCGCCACGCCGCTGCTGCTCAAGGCTGAGATTCTGCACACGCTGGCTGCCCTGGCCAAATCGAAGGAGACGGCGCGCGTCATCTGGTTCCACCTGGAGGCCTCGCAGATCATACCCACTGTGCCAGTGCATAGAAGCTATGGCGGCCAGTGTAGTTTGTTGCAGGAGATGGAACAAATCGAGAGCCGTTCGGAGCAGTACAACCTGACGCGCGGCATCCTCCAGCTGCTCTACACACTGATGACCACCAACCTGCCGAAGGGCTTTAGCGGGGGGCAGCGGACACCGGCCTACGAAGGCTATCTCAAGTCCATGATCAATTCGGTGCTGCTCAAGTTTTACAATCGCGCGTACAAGGAGCCCTCCGAGAAGTGGCAGGTTGGCGCCCAGTGCCTGAAACTGCTCTACTACCTACTGGCCACCTACCGGCCGTGCGCAATGGACTTTCTGGAGAAGCCCGACGAACCTCCCTATCCGGGCTTCCACGTcatgttgcagctgcagctgaagTCCGAaatgttgcagctgctgctgtccaTTGTGGAGGATGTGCGTGAGCGGCTGGACGACTACAACCGCTTCCAGGGCAAGGAGCTACTCGAGGAGTGCTCCCTGTACGCACTGCTGATCCTGGAAGCCGCGCTGGCGAAGCAGAACGCCTTCTTTGAGGCCCACTCGGCGGCCAACTGCCCCATTTTGCTGATGGGCCTGAATCGCATGCTCCTGGATCTGAATCCACGCAGCCGCAAGCCCGATCACGTGCTGAACATCATCAAGTATGTGACCTATAACAGCTGGCTGCCGCGCCACGCCCTGGCCGCCATCAAGATTCTGGCTTCGGTCACCCAGCTGCCGAATGTCTCCACCCAGATCCTCAGCATGTACGGCCAGGGCAGCAATGAGAAGCTCGAGATCCGTCAGGGTTTCGTCGAGTGCCTGGAAATGGAGGTGTGTGCGGGCAGGCACGACGACGAGTTGTTGGACCAACTGGCCCTCAACAATCACGTTCCCTATCTGGGCTTCAGCGACGAGCTTGATGACAATGAGCGAGAGGTGAGCGGGGAACGCGAATGCACAACTTTGGAATCGCCATCGCCACTGGAGCTGCAGGCGGGGGAGGGCGTGCTGGAGAGCAAACCGGCCAGCATCGAGCTGCAACTGAAAGAGGCCATTATCAAGCTGTTCGAGATGAATCTTAGCCAGCAGTTGCCCAACTTTGTGTACTTCCTGCTCGGCGTGGACGTGCTGCGCGAATTCATGGCCAGCGGGCGGCAGCACCTGGGCATCGAGATGCAAAGCTCGTGCGTGAACTCCGTAGTGCTGTTGCTGGAAAAGTACCTGGAT CAACAGCGTCACGGCGATAAGTACTGCGAGCACACGGCGAGAATCGTGGAGCGCATTTACCATCTGTTCCATGGACTATGCGCCAATCGCCGCACCACGGAGACGATACTGCGCTACTTCCGGCTGACGTGCAGCGACTTCCTGATGCGTCACCTTCGCTCGCTGCCCTTTCGTCAGCATCGCGAGGATCACGTGCTGCACGCCATGGGCCACCTGCTCAACTGCGTCTCCATCGATGTCAAACTGGCGGCCAAACATGGCCAGATGACGCGCTTCAACCAGATGTGCGACATTCTGCTAATGGGAAACGGCATGGAGCGCTCATCCCATGGCATGTCGATGGAGTTGGGCCACAGCCTGATTTCACAGACGTCGTCATCGTTCCTCGCCATGGATGCCCTACCGCCCGGTGGATCGATAAGTGGCGTGGGATCTGGGGCTGGTTCGGCGCCTCTCGGAGCTCCAAGTACTGGGGTCAAATCCCTGCAGCCATCGCTGCTGCAGGAGACGTCGCAGGGACTGCACGTCATCCGAATGCTAGATATCCTCGTCCTGGAGGAGGGCGTGTTGCGCCAGCCGCAGCTGGAGTTCTTCGACTCGCATCTGATCACCCAACTGCTGCGCGACTGCGAGGCATCCGCCGAAGCTGGCGCCAATTCCAGGGCCAACTTGATCAACGTGCGCAAACTGTACTACACTCTCACAGACGAGCTGAACATGGTGCAGAGCATCATTGCCAGCGGCCAGCGGAAGGCCATCTCCACGGAAATCATGGTGCTGCTCAACCACGCCGTCAACTTAAATCGCGTGCGGACGCAGCGCTGCGCCACGCTGGCCTTCATGTCAGCGTGGGGTCAACTGGTGCAGGTGCTCTTCAGCAACATGCCCGAGGGCGTGCTTCCGGCGACGCAGCGTCGCCAGCACATCATCGACATCGTCGAGAAGGTCCTCATCAAGGTGGAGCCCATACAGCCCATCATCGAGATTTCCGTAAAGGTGAGCGAGacggtgctgctgctgcttgccAATCTGCGCTTCTGCTGCTACCAGGCCGAGGACCAGAGCCCCGAGGATCTGGCCGCCGAGGAGTCGCTCACCAatggcaacggcatcggcatcggcaACGATTCGCAGGTCTCCAAATTGGGTCTGGGCCAGAGGACAATCGGCCAGTGTGCGGATGGCGGCAGCGGGGGTCGACGGGATATCGGTTCCGGTGGCAACAGCTGCAATCTGCGCTTCATCCTCAAGAACCTCGTCCAGTGGATCATGATCAGCGAGGTGAAGTCGCAGCAGCTGCGCATCAATCTGTACAGTGCCCTGCTGAATTGCCTGCGGATTGCGAAGCGACTGCGCACCGACGAGCAACTGGAGTACCAGGAGAC GTTGATTTCGCGCCAGGAGAGCGCACGCACGAACAGCACGGAGCAGCGGCGCAGCGACCGTCTGCGGCTGAAGGTCATGGCGGCGGAAGTGATTGGCGCGTTCGGCGAGAAGCTGATCGACACCATCTGCCACGACGCGGTGACCGGCCACGATGTGTGCCGCATGCTGGCGCTGGCCTGCCTGGACATGATCTCCGAGCTGCAGGCGGTGAGCACGCTGTGCGACTTTGTGGCGTCGCGGGGCTACCTCAAGCACATACTGGAAAGCCTGGACCAGTCCAGTCCGGCGCTGTGCGCGGTTCTGCAGCCCGTGCCGGAAAACCTGAGGCCGCTCTACGTCTACGAGTCGCGCCTGGCCTTCCTCACGCGCATGGCAAACAGCAATGTGGGAGCCCGGCTCCTCCTCGCCGAGCAGGCGCTGGGCGTGCTGTCGAATATGAAGGTCTACGACCTGCAGCCCGACGTGAAGTCCAGCGAGCTGAATCGTAACGAGCCGCAGAACTTCCTCCCGTCCATCGATGAGCGCTTCCGGTCGATCCTCCTGCCGGCACTGAGCTTCTGCGATGCCATTATCAACTCGCTGGGCCCGCGCAACAACTCCGCCGCCCTGCAGGTGCTCAACTTCATGTTCGCGCACATCGACATGGTCGAGGCCATGTTGCGCTCGGCCACGCCGTATATGGACCTCGGCCACTTGGAGCAGGTGGCGGTCATCAGCAGTCTGTTTGCCCGCGCCTCCAAGCACGACTTGACCGTGCTGGAGGACAGCGTGAAGCTGGAGCTGCGTAATCGCCTGGGCCGCGTGCAGCAGCTGATGATCGTGGTGTTCGGACGCTTCTGCGTAAGCGAGCCCACCATTCGGCGCATGCTGCAGCAGGATCAGGATCAGCAGACCAACCCCACTGAGGACGCGAAGAGGCTACGTGTCAAGTATTTCCTGGACATAGCAGCCAACGTGTCGCTCTACTGCCGCAACGTGGTCACCCGCCACTCGAATGAGAGCATGACCTCCAAATACTTGCTGACCACCGTGATCAATGATGTGACGCTGCT CACTGGCAAAATAGCCAGCAAAAAGCTGACGGCCATCTTGCACACCATCCTCAACCAGCTGAAGGGCTCCATCGGCCACTACCTCTCGCAGAAGTCGATCGCCGACAATCTCCTCCAGCAACGCGCCTCCCTGCCCAACATCAGCTTTGGGCCCAACG GTAAACAAAGCTACATCGAACTGAGCCAGCGGTACAACGAGAAGCACAGCGAACTGAGGCAGTCCGTCTTCATAGCCGAGCAGAACCTGTATCTGCTGTGGATCCATCTGGACTTCTATATGCGCAACACCATCGACTACGCCAACGAAAACAGGAACACCATCAACGAGAGCCATATGGACGACGACGGCAACGACGTGTCCGTGCTGAACGCCTCGCAGGATGAGATCCTGCAGCTCAAGCAGCTGCTCATCTCCACATTCAACGAGACCTTCTGCACGCAGCTAATCACCGCCAGCGAGGAATCCTCGATCAAGTGCAAGGGCTTCAATGCCTCGCTCCTCCGCCGCATTAAGTCGCTCGTCCAGTTCGCCCCCATCACTGGCAACGACGTCACTTCCAGCTTCGATTCGTAG